One Ricinus communis isolate WT05 ecotype wild-type chromosome 7, ASM1957865v1, whole genome shotgun sequence genomic region harbors:
- the LOC8283799 gene encoding trans-resveratrol di-O-methyltransferase codes for MADGKYDANELLQAQAHIWNHIFSFINSMSLKSAVQLGIPDAIHSHGRPISLSQLIAALPIHPAKARGIPRLMRILIHSGFFAKAKIEEKDEEEGYVLTNASKLLLKDNPLSIAPFLLAMLDPILIKPWHYLSTWFQNDDATAFDTAHGMGFWEYTASDPNLNNFFNEAMASDARLVMKVLIDEHKGLFEGLKSLVDVGGGTGTMAAAIAKAFPQLECTVFDLPHVVVGLQGTENLKYVAGDMFEAIPPADAVLLKWIMHGWTHEGCVKLLKLCKEAIKGKKGGKLIIVDLVLESQHVTDHQDVETQFFFDILLMTLQTGKEKNNKDWGKLFMDAGFSDYKINPILGLRSVIEVYP; via the exons ATGGCTGATGGAAAGTATGATGCTAATGAGCTGCTTCAAGCTCAAGCACATATATGGAATCATATATTCAGCTTTATAAACTCAATGTCTCTTAAATCTGCAGTTCAGCTAGGCATCCCAGATGCCATCCATAGCCATGGCAGACCCATCTCCCTTTCTCAGCTCATTGCTGCCTTACCCATCCACCCAGCCAAAGCCAGAGGTATCCCTCGCCTAATGCGCATTTTGATTCATTCTGGTTTCTTTGCTAAAGCAAAGATCGAAGAAAaggatgaagaagaagggtaTGTTCTTACCAATGCATCTAAACTCCTCCTTAAGGACAACCCCTTGAGTATTGCACCGTTCTTGCTAGCCATGCTTGACCctattttaataaaaccaTGGCATTATCTAAGCACTTGGTTTCAAAATGATGATGCTACTGCGTTCGATACTGCTCATGGAATGGGGTTCTGGGAGTATACTGCCAGTGATCCGAACCtcaacaatttttttaatgaagcTATGGCTAGTGACGCAAGGCTGGTCATGAAAGTATTGATTGATGAGCACAAGGGACTGTTTGAGGGGTTGAAGTCGTTAGTTGATGTCGGAGGTGGCACAGGAACTATGGCTGCAGCCATAGCTAAAGCATTTCCTCAGTTGGAATGCACTGTATTTGATCTTCCACATGTAGTGGTTGGTCTGCAAGGCACTGAAAACTTGAAATATGTGGCTGGCGACATGTTTGAGGCGATTCCTCCTGCAGATGCAGTTTTACTCAAG tggatAATGCATGGTTGGACTCATGAAGGATGTGTGAAGCTACTTAAGCTATGTAAAGAAGCAATCAAAGGCAAGAAAGGAGGAAAGCTGATTATTGTTGATCTGGTCTTGGAGAGCCAACACGTAACTGATCATCAAGATGTTGAAAcccaatttttctttgatatatTATTGATGACATTACAAACTGGTAAGGAGAAGAACAACAAAGATTGGGGCAAACTCTTTATGGATGCTGGTTTCAGTGACTACAAGATAAATCCTATATTGGGTTTAAGATCTGTCATTGAAGTTTATCCTTAA
- the LOC8283798 gene encoding trans-resveratrol di-O-methyltransferase — translation MADGKHDAQELLQAQAYIWNHIFNFINSMSLKTAIQLGIPDAIHSHGKPISLSLLIAALPIHPAKARCIPRLMRILIHSGFFAKAKLKENDEAEGYVLTKASKLLLKDNPFSVTPFLLAMLDRILTEPWHYLSTWFQNDDATAFTTAHGMGFWEYAGNEPKLNNFFNEAMASDARLVMRVLIDEYKGVFEGLKSLVDVGGGTGTMAKAIAKAFPRLDCIVFDLPHVVAGLAGSENLKYVAGDMFEGVPPADAILLKWIMHVWSDEECLKLLKLSKEAIKGNKEGKLIIIDMVLENRQVTDHQSIESQLFFDMLMMTLQTGKQRNKKEWGKLFLDAGFSDYKITPILGLRSVIEVYP, via the exons ATGGCTGATGGAAAGCATGATGCTCAGGAGCTGCTTCAAGCTCAAGCATATATATGGAATCATATATTCAATTTCATAAACTCAATGTCTCTTAAAACTGCAATTCAGCTAGGCATCCCAGATGCCATCCATAGCCATGGCAAACCCATCTCTCTTTCTCTGCTCATTGCTGCCTTACCTATCCACCCAGCCAAAGCCCGATGTATCCCTCGCCTAATGCGCATTTTGATTCATTCTGGTTTCTTTGCTAAAGCAAAActcaaagaaaatgatgaagcAGAAGGGTACGTTCTTACCAAAGCATCTAAACTCCTCCTTAAGGACAATCCTTTCAGTGTAACACCGTTCTTGCTAGCAATGCTTGATCGTATTTTAACAGAACCATGGCATTATCTAAGCACTTGGTTTCAAAATGATGATGCTACTGCATTTACCACTGCTCATGGAATGGGGTTCTGGGAGTATGCTGGCAATGAACCAAAGCTCAACAATTTCTTTAATGAAGCTATGGCTAGTGATGCAAGGCTGGTCATGAGAGTATTGATTGATGAGTACAAGGGAGTGTTTGAGGGATTGAAGTCATTAGTTGATGTTGGAGGTGGCACAGGAACTATGGCTAAAGCCATAGCTAAAGCATTTCCTCGGTTGGACTGCATTGTATTTGATCTTCCACATGTAGTGGCTGGTCTGGCAGGCAGTGAAAACTTGAAATATGTGGCAGGCGACATGTTTGAGGGGGTTCCTCCTGCAGATGCAATTTTACTCAAG tgGATTATGCATGTTTGGAGCGATGAAGAATGTTTGAAGCTACTTAAACTAAGTAAAGAAGCAATCAAAGGCAACAAAGAAGGAAAGTTGATTATTATTGATATGGTATTGGAGAATCGACAAGTAACTGATCATCAGTCTATTGAATCACAACTTTTCTTTGATATGTTAATGATGACATTACAAACTGGTAAGCAGAGGAACAAAAAGGAGTGGGGTAAACTATTTCTGGATGCTGGTTTCAGTGACTATAAGATAACTCCTATACTGGGTTTAAGGTCTGTTATTGAAGTTTATCCTTAA
- the LOC8283801 gene encoding trans-resveratrol di-O-methyltransferase yields the protein MADAKHAAVELLQAQAHIWNHMFNFINSMSLKSAIQLGIPDAIHSHGRPISLSQLIAALPVHPAKARCIPRLMRILVHSGFFANAKIKGNDEEEGFVLTSASKLLLKDSPLSVTPFLLAMLDPLKLL from the coding sequence ATGGCTGATGCAAAGCATGCTGCAGTTGAGCTGCTTCAAGCTCAAGCACATATATGGAATCATATGTTCAACTTCATAAACTCAATGTCCCTTAAATCTGCAATTCAGCTAGGCATCCCTGATGCCATCCATAGCCATGGTAGACCCATCTCCCTTTCTCAGCTCATTGCTGCCTTACCTGTCCACCCAGCCAAAGCCCGATGTATCCCTCGCCTAATGCGCATTTTGGTTCATTCTGGTTTCTTTGCTAATGCAAAGATCAAAGGAAAcgatgaagaagaagggttTGTTCTTACCAGTGCATCTAAACTCCTTCTTAAGGACAGCCCTTTGAGTGTTACCCCGTTCTTGCTAGCCATGCTTGACCcccttaaattattataa